The segment CTTTTACATGACGGCCGTCCTGGCGCTGATCCAGCATCTCGATAGCCTGCAGGAACTCGCCATCATTCCGATCACCGAAGTTTTCGGCGCATCACTCAACCTAGGACAGATCTTCACTTTTCTGGTCGCCGTCTACTTTGTTCTGATTGGATCGCGGCCCGTCGCCATCGGCCTCGCCTGGGTGCTCCAAAAAGCCTTCGCACTGGAAACGGGCTCTCATCGCGGCGTCGAACTCTTGACCCGCTATTGCCTGATTAGCGTCGTCCTTCTCTGGGTCGTCTCCGACCTGGGCGTAAACCCCACCGGTGTCTTGGCCGTGACCGGCGGGCTATCGCTGGGGCTGGGCTTTGGCGTGAAGGAAGTCTTCTCGAACTTCGTGAGCGGCCTCTGGCTTCTGCTGGAGGGATCGGTGCGCCCCGGCGACATTCTGTTCATCGAGGGCGACCCCTGCGAGGTTCGCAGCCTCGGGCTGCGCGCGGCTCTCCTGTGGCGCAGTCGCGACAACGCCGAACTGTTGGTTCCAAACCAGATCTTCTTCTCGAGCCAAACGACGACCTACACCGGAACCGACCGAACTCGGCGCTCCGAACTCCAGGTCTCCGCAGCCTACCGACATGACCCGTCAATCGTTCTCGCCCTGCTCGAAGAGACTGCACGCAACGTTCCCGAGGTCTTGGAAACACCCGGCCCCAAGGCCCTGCTCTTGAAATACGGAGACTCGGCCGTCATCTACTCCCTTCGATTCTTCATCGAAGACCCAATGCGCAATATCCTGGTCTACAGCAACGTCGCCGAGGCCGTCTGGAAGGCATTCGACGAGAACGCCAT is part of the Candidatus Binatia bacterium genome and harbors:
- a CDS encoding mechanosensitive ion channel, with the protein product MDQLLHEIRGWLGYLERGPVVLQILVVFVPIVGGRLCLRRFRPRTPLRILTLSAVLVVIAALTALLALTEQPYGLSLFFLEFCIVWYVLRLLTVLLARRLSARELQRLDAGILRPLFYMTAVLALIQHLDSLQELAIIPITEVFGASLNLGQIFTFLVAVYFVLIGSRPVAIGLAWVLQKAFALETGSHRGVELLTRYCLISVVLLWVVSDLGVNPTGVLAVTGGLSLGLGFGVKEVFSNFVSGLWLLLEGSVRPGDILFIEGDPCEVRSLGLRAALLWRSRDNAELLVPNQIFFSSQTTTYTGTDRTRRSELQVSAAYRHDPSIVLALLEETARNVPEVLETPGPKALLLKYGDSAVIYSLRFFIEDPMRNILVYSNVAEAVWKAFDENAIEIPFPQQVQYTLFGHPQGPQAGPSKR